The genome window GCTGATCGAGGAGAGCGTGCTCGGGTGGAAGGAGTACGAGCTCGAGCTGATGCGCGACCACGCCGACAACGTCGTGGTGATCTGCTCGATCGAGAACATCGACCCGATGGGCGTGCACACCGGTGACTCGGTGACCGTGGCCCCGGCGATGACGCTGACCGACCGCGAGTACCAGCACATGCGCAACGTCGGCATCGACGTGCTGCGCGAGGTCGGTGTGGACACCGGCGGCTGCAACATCCAGTTCGCGATCCACCCGGACACCGGTCGCATGGTCGTGATCGAGATGAACCCGCGGGTGTCGCGGTCGTCGGCGCTGGCGTCGAAGGCGACGGGCTTCCCGATCGCCAAGATCGCCGCGAAGCTGGCGATCGGCTACACGCTCGACGAGATCCGCAACGACATCACCGGCGAGACCCCGGCGAGCTTCGAGCCGACGCTGGACTACGTGGTGGTGAAGGTGCCGCGGTTCGCGTTCGAGAAGTTCCCGGGTGCCGACCCCGCGCTGACCACGACGATGAAGAGCGTCGGCGAGGCGATGGCGCTGGGCCGCAGCTTCTCGGAGGCACTGGGCAAGGCCCTGCGCTCGATGGAGACCAAGGCGGTTGGCTTCTGGACCAAGTCCGATCCCGACGGCGTCACACTCACGTCCACTCTGGACGATCTGCGCACGGCGCACGACGGCCGTCTGTACACGGTGGAGCGTGCGCTGCGGCTGGGCGCCACTGTGCAGCAGGTGCACGATGCCTCGGGGATCGACCCGTGGTTCGTCGACCAGATCGCGGCGTGGGTGGAGCTGCGCGCCGAGCTGGTGGAGGCACCGGTTCTGGACGCGGGGCTGCTGCGCCGCGCCAAGCGGGCCGGGCTGTCGGACCGCCAGATCGCCGCGCTGCGCACGGAGCTGGCCGGTGAGGACGGCGTGCGCTCGCTGCGGCACCGGCTGGGTGTGCGGCCGGTGTACAAGACGGTCGACACCTGCGCGGCGGAGTTCGCGGCGCGCACGCCGTACCACTACTCGGCCTACGAGTCGGACCCGGCGGCGGAGTCGGAGGTCACCGAGCAGCGCGACAAGCCGAAGGTGATCATCCTCGGTTCCGGGCCGAACCGGATCGGGCAGGGCATCGAGTTCGACTACTCGTGCGTGCACGCGGCGCAGGCGCTGCGCGACGCCGGGTTCGAGACGGTGATGGTCAACTGCAACCCGGAGACCGTCTCCACCGACTACGACACCTCCGACCGGCTGTACTTCGAGCCGCTGACGTTCGAGGACGTGCTGGAGGTCGTGCACTCCGAGCAGCGCTCGGGCACCGTGGCCGGGGTGATCGTGCAGCTCGGCGGGCAGACCCCGCTGGGCCTGGCGCAGCGGCTGGCCGACGCCGGGGTGCCGGTCGTGGGCACGCCGCCGGAGGCGATCCACCTGGCCGAGGAGCGCGGCGCGTTCGGCGACGTGCTGGCCGGGGCCGGGCTGCCCGCGCCGAAGTACGGCACGGCGACCTCGTTCGAGGGCGCCAAGCGCATCGCCGACGAGATCGGCTACCCGGTGCTGGTGCGCCCGTCCTACGTGCTCGGCGGCCGCGGTATGGAGATCGTCTACGACGAGCCGTCGCTGGAGAACTACATCGCCCGCGCCACCGAGGTCACCCCGGAGCACCCGGTGCTGGTGGACAACTTCCTCGACGACGCCATCGAGATCGACGTCGACGCGCTCTGCGACGGCACCGACGTCTACCTCGGCGGCGTGATGGAGCACATCGAGGAGGCCGGCATCCACTCCGGCGACTCGGCGTGCGCGCTGCCGCCGATCACGCTGGGGCGCCAGGACATCGAGAAGGTGCGCCGGTCCACCGAGGCCATCGCCAAGGGCATCGGCGTGCGCGGCCTGCTCAACGTGCAGTACGCGCTCAAGGACGACGTGCTCTACGTGCTGGAGGCCAACCCGCGCGCCTCGCGGACGGTGCCGTTCGTGTCCAAGGCGACCGCGGCGCCGCTGGCCAAGGCCGCGTCGCGGATCATGCTCGGCGCCAAGATCGCCGACCTGCGCGGCGAGGGCATGCTGCCCGCGGTCGGCGACGGCGCGGACCTGCCGATCGACGCGCCGGTGGCGGTCAAGGAGGCCGTGCTGCCGTTCCACCGGTTCCGCACGCCGGAGGGCCACGGCGTGGACTCGCTGCTCGGGCCGGAGATGAAGTCCACCGGTGAGGTCATGGGCATCGACACCTCCTTCGGGCAGGCGTTCGCCAAGTCCCAGGCCGGCGCCTACGGTTCGCTGCCGACCTCGGGCCGGGTCTTCGTCTCGGTGGCCAACAAGGACAAGCGCTCCATGGTGTTCCCGGTCAAGCGGCTGGCCGACCTCGGCTTCGAGATCCTGGCCACCAGCGGCACTTCGGAAGTGCTGCGGCGCAACGGGATTCCGTGCACCGTGGTCCGCAAGCACAACGAGGACGCCCACGGCGAGTCCGCTGGGGACGGTCGCGACGTCATCGACCTCATCAAGGCAGGCGAGGTCGACATGGTGATCAACACCCCCTACGGCAACCCGGGTCCGCGCGTCGACGGCTACGAGATCCGCACCGCCGCGGTGTCGCGCGACATCCCCTGCATCACCACGGTGCAGGGTGCCGCGGCCGCCGTGCAGGGCATCGAGGCCGCCATCCGCGGCAACATCGGTGTCCGTCCGCTGCAGGCGTTGCAGGCGGCCCTGCGGCAGGGCGGTGAGGGATGATGACCCAGGGCTTCGGGCAGCGCCTGGCCGACGCGACGGCCGCGCGCGGACCGCTGTGCGTGGGCATCGACCCGCACCCGGCGCTGCTCAGCGCCTGGGATCTGCCGGAGGACGCGAGCGGCCTCGAGCGCTTCGCGCTGACGGCGGTGGAGGCGCTGGCCGGCGAGGTCGCGGTGCTCAAGCCGCAGTCGGCGTTCTTCGAGGTCTACGGCTCGGCCGGGGTGGCGGTGCTGGAGCGCACCATCGCCGAGGCCCGGCAGGCCGGGGCGCTGGTGCTGCTCGACGTCAAGCGCGGCGACATCGGCTCGACGATGACCGCCTACGCCATGGCCTACCTCGACGAGCACTCGCCGCTGGCGGCCGACGCGATCACCGCGTCGCCCTACCTGGGCTACGGCTCGCTGGCCCCGGCCATCGGCATCGCCGAGCAGACCGGGCGCGGGGTGTTCGTGCTGGCCCGGACGTCGAACCCGGAGGGTGCCGGACTCCAGCGCTCGGTGCACGGCAGCGGTGACTCGATCGCCCAGTACATCGTGGACTCGGCGGCGGAGACCAACGCCGGCGTCGACCCGATGGGCTACGTCGGCGTCGTCGCGGGGGCCACGATCAAGCCGGGTGAGCTGGACTTCTCCAAGCTCAACGGCCCGATCCTGGCTCCGGGGCTCGGGGCGCAGGGGGCGACCGTGGCCGACCTGCGCGCGGTGTTCGGGCCTGCCCTGCCGCAGGTCCTGCCCGCCACGGCCCGCGACGTGCTGCACCACGGCCCCGACGTCGGCGGCCTGCGCTCGGCGGCGCGCCGCGTCCGCGACGAGCTGGCGCAACTGCTGCTCGCCTGACGGCACGGCATCGACCGGGGCTCCTCGTCCGCGAGGGGCCCCGGTCGGCGTTTTCGGGTCCGCTCGGCCGTCTTCAATTCACCCTGGGTGGCGGTTTGCCGGGGTGGGCCAAGCGGCTGTGCCGCTTCAAAGACCAAAGGCAGGCACTCAGGCCTGCGGCGGCTCGCCGTTGCCGGGTGCGAGCTTGCCCAGCAGCCGGCGCAGCTGTTCGCGCTCCCGTGCGGTCAGCCTGTCCAGCATTCCGGTGTCGATGGCGTCGGCGACCGGCTCGCTGGTGCGCAGCTCCGCGCGTCCCTCGTCGGTCAGCTCCAGGAGCCTGCGCCTGCGGTCGGTGTCGTCGACGGTGCGCCGCACCAGCCCCCGCTGCTCGAGGCGCAGCAGCAGCGACGCCAGCGTCGCCTTGTCGATCGCCGCGAGCTGGCCGAGCGCGGCCTGCTCGATGCCCGGCTTGCGGCTGACCGCGCTGAGCACGGCGTACTGGGGCTTGGTGAGGTGGGGCAGCCGTGCCTGCCAGTGCGCGCCGTGCTCCTGCAGCGCCCGCCGCATGAGGTGGAAGACGGGCTGGTCCAGTTCCACTTGAGGTCTCCGGCGGCTAGGGAGTGGTTCGGGAAGGCGGCTCGCGGAGCGGGTCAGAGTGCGACCTCGGACGACTTCTCGCTCCGGGGAACTCTCGGCTCAGGCGGCTGCGCCGCCCGTGGCACGAACCCTAGACGAATCGGGCGCCACGCATCGCGGGGTATCCGCACCACGACTCGATGGTAGTGTGTATACGAACGTTCGTGTACGAACTATTGGAGGGAACATGCGGGTGATCATCGGGATGACCGGTGCCACCGGCGCGCCCCTCGGAGTGCGGCTGCTGGAGGTGTTGCACCACCTGCCGGAGGTGGAGACGCATCTGGTGATGAGCAGGTGGGCGCGCACCACGATCGAGCTGGAGACCCCGCGCACCGCGCGCGAGGTCGCCGCGCTGGCCGACGTCGTGCACGGCTCCGGCGACCAGGCGGCCACCATCTCCTCCGGCTCGTTCCGCACCGACGGCATGATCATCGCGCCGTGCAGCATGAAGACCCTGGCGGGCATCCGCGTCGGCTACGCCGACGGACTCGTGGGACGCGCCGCCGACGTGGTCCTCAAGGAGCGCCGCAAACTCGTGCTCGTACCGCGTGAAACGCCGCTGAGCGAGATCCACCTGGAGAACATGCTCGCGCTCTCGCGGATGGGCGCGGTGGTGGTGCCGCCGATGCCCGCCTTCTACAACCACCCGGAGTCCGTCGACGACGTCGTCGACCACGTCGTGGCCCGGGTGCTGGACCAGTTCGACCTGCCCGCCCCCGCGCGCCGCTGGCGCGGGCTCGCCGCGGCGCGCGGGACCACCGACTGAAGGGGTGAACCGATGGCGTACGACGATCTGCGGTCCTTCCTGACCGCGCTCGACGAGCAGGGGCAACTGCTGCACGTCGCCGAACAGGTGATGCCCGAACCCGACCTGGGTGCCGCGGCCAACGCGGCGTCCCGGCTGGGCTCCGGCGCACCCGCGCTGTACTTCGACGACATCGCCGGCTTCACCAGCGCCCGCGTCGCGCTCAACGTGCACGGGTCCTGGGCCAACCACGCGGTCGCGATGGGCATGCCCGCGACGACCTCGACCAGGGAGCAGGTCGAGGAGTTCGTCCGCCGCTGGGAGGACTTCCCGGTGCCGCCCGAGCGCCGCGCCGACCCGCCGTTCGCCGAGAACGCCCTCGAAGGCGACGAGGTGGACCTCTTCTCGGTGCTGCCGCTGTTCCGCCTCAACGACGGCGACGGCGGCTTCTACGTCGACAAGGCCGCTGTGGTCTCCCGCGACCCGCAGGCCCCGGACGACTTCGGCAAGCAGAACGTCGGCGTGTACCGGATGCAGGTCAAGGGCCGCGACAGGCTCGGCCTGCAGCCGGTGCCGATGCACGACATCGCGCTGCACCTGGACGAGGCCGAGCGGGCGGGCGAGGACCTGCCGGTGGCCATCGCCCTGGGCAACGACCCGATGATCTCGATCGTGGCGGGCACCCCGCTGGCCTACGACCAGTCGGAGTACGAGATGGCCGGTGCGCTGCGCGGCGCCCCGGCGCCCATCGCCACGGCACCGCTCACCGGTTTCGACGTGCCCTGGGGCTGCGAAGTGCTGCTGGAGGGCGTCGTCGAGGGCCGCGAGCGCGAGATCGAGGGACCGTTCGGCGAGTTCACCGGGCACTACTCCGGCGGTCGCAGCATGCCCGTTGTGCGCGTGGACCGGATCTCCTACCGGACCGACCCGGTCTTCGAGTCGCTGTACCTGGGCATGCCGTGGACCGAGGTCGACCACCTGATCGGCCCGGCCACCTGCGTGCCGCTGTACCAGCAGCTCAAGGAGGCGTTCCCGGAGGTGCGCGCGGTCAACGCGATGTACACCCACGGGCTGCTGGCGATCGTGTCGACCGCGAAGCGCTACGGCGGGTTCGCCAAGGCCGTCGGGTTGCGCACCATGACCACCCCGCACGGCCTGGGCTACTGCAAGCTCGTCATCGTGGTCGACGAGGACGTCGACCCGTTCGACCTGCCGCAGGTGATGTGGGCGCTGTCGACCAAGGTCAACCCGGCGGGGGACCTGGTGAACCTGCCCGGCATGTCGGTGCTGGAGCTCGATCCGGGATCGCAGCCGCCGGGGATTTCCAACAAGCTGGTGATCGACGCGACGACCCCGGTGGCTCCCGACGCGCGCGGCCACTACAGCCAGCCGGTCGCCGACCTGCCCGAGGCGGCGGCGTGGGTCGGGAAGCTGCAAGAGCTGATGAGCCGGAAGTGACCGCACCGCGCAAGGAGGAGGTCGCGATGATGTGTCCGCGCTGCGCGTGGCAGGAGGTGCGGCGGCTGGCGGTGTCGCCGGTCGCGGGGGTGTGGGAGGTGTTGCAGTGCGCCCGTTGCCTCTACGCCTGGCGCACCACCGAGCCTGATCGGCGGACCCGCCGCGAGTCCTATCCGCAGGCTTTCCGGATGACGCGGGCCGACATCGACGCCGCCCGCGAGCTTCCTGCGGTGCCGCCGCTGCGGGAAGGGGCCTGAGATGGACGACTCGTTGATGTGGGAGGTGCGGGCGGTCCCGGATCGGATGCCCGAGCTTCTCGACTGGGTCGACCGGACCGCGCTGCCGCTGCTGCGGAACGCGAGCGCAGCCGATGTCTACCGGTCCACAGAGGACAGGGTGGTCGTCGTCGCCCACTTCCCCGGTGAGCCGGTCTTCCTGCCGGATCCTCCGCGGGAACTGATCGCGAGACCGGCCCACCAGTGGACTTTCGAGCGGATTCGCCGGGTGAACGGCTGACCGCGTCTGGTTTCCCCCTCGCCGCAACGCGGTGTAGGCGGCGATTTCCCCGGGTACCTCTGGATCACCGCGGCGGAAGGGAAAACCGGATGACTCCGAAGGTTCCGCGGCGCTCACCACCGGCGCGCGCACGGCTTCGTCCACTCGTGCTGGTCCTCGCGCCGGAGCGCGGCGGACTTCGCGCACACCTTCACCCCCGAGGCATGGCTTGACGGCCGTGCCGAACACCACTGCGCCCTCGTGCCCTTCAGCGTGGGTCCGGGCCGCTGCCCCGGCGAGAACCTTGTACTGCTGGTGACCAGCACACTGCTCGCGGTGCTGATGCGCGACGCGGAGTTCGAGCGCGGCAAGGGGCCGGCCCTGGGCCCGCAGGGCCGGCTACCCGCCACCTTCGACAACTTCCACACCACCCTGCGCCTTGCCCGCTGACGAGTTTCACCACCTGTGAAGCGGAAAAGTCGTTTCCGGCTGCCCAGCCGTGCGGTGCGCGAACGTCCGCCTTCCCCGCGCTGCCGATACCGCCGAGTAGGTCCTCGTTTATGGTCGTGGCGAGGAACCGTACGGAGGGCCGATGGTGGAAGGCGTGCTCGGCGGGCGCTACCGGTTGGGCGCCTGCCTCGGCGGCGGCGGTATGGCCGATGTCTACCGGGCGATGGACACCCGCCTGGAACGGCTGGTCGCGGTGAAGGTCTTCCGGTCGGGCACCGACGAGACCGGCCGCTCGCGGTTCGAGGAGGAGGCGCGGCTGCTGGCCGGGCTCAGCCATCCCGGCCTGGTGCCCGTCTTCGACTACAGCGCGGGCGGCGAC of Saccharopolyspora erythraea contains these proteins:
- the carB gene encoding carbamoyl-phosphate synthase large subunit; this translates as MPKRTDIKHVLVIGSGPIVIGQACEFDYSGTQACRVLREEGIRVSLVNSNPATIMTDPEFADATYVEPITPEFVEKVIDAERPDALLATLGGQTALNTAMALHERGVLEKYGVELIGADIDAIERGEDRQRFKDIVRSIGGEVPESAVCKSMEEVRSFVAEHSLPVVIRPSFTMGGLGSGMAHTHEELERMASFGLTESPVHEVLIEESVLGWKEYELELMRDHADNVVVICSIENIDPMGVHTGDSVTVAPAMTLTDREYQHMRNVGIDVLREVGVDTGGCNIQFAIHPDTGRMVVIEMNPRVSRSSALASKATGFPIAKIAAKLAIGYTLDEIRNDITGETPASFEPTLDYVVVKVPRFAFEKFPGADPALTTTMKSVGEAMALGRSFSEALGKALRSMETKAVGFWTKSDPDGVTLTSTLDDLRTAHDGRLYTVERALRLGATVQQVHDASGIDPWFVDQIAAWVELRAELVEAPVLDAGLLRRAKRAGLSDRQIAALRTELAGEDGVRSLRHRLGVRPVYKTVDTCAAEFAARTPYHYSAYESDPAAESEVTEQRDKPKVIILGSGPNRIGQGIEFDYSCVHAAQALRDAGFETVMVNCNPETVSTDYDTSDRLYFEPLTFEDVLEVVHSEQRSGTVAGVIVQLGGQTPLGLAQRLADAGVPVVGTPPEAIHLAEERGAFGDVLAGAGLPAPKYGTATSFEGAKRIADEIGYPVLVRPSYVLGGRGMEIVYDEPSLENYIARATEVTPEHPVLVDNFLDDAIEIDVDALCDGTDVYLGGVMEHIEEAGIHSGDSACALPPITLGRQDIEKVRRSTEAIAKGIGVRGLLNVQYALKDDVLYVLEANPRASRTVPFVSKATAAPLAKAASRIMLGAKIADLRGEGMLPAVGDGADLPIDAPVAVKEAVLPFHRFRTPEGHGVDSLLGPEMKSTGEVMGIDTSFGQAFAKSQAGAYGSLPTSGRVFVSVANKDKRSMVFPVKRLADLGFEILATSGTSEVLRRNGIPCTVVRKHNEDAHGESAGDGRDVIDLIKAGEVDMVINTPYGNPGPRVDGYEIRTAAVSRDIPCITTVQGAAAAVQGIEAAIRGNIGVRPLQALQAALRQGGEG
- the pyrF gene encoding orotidine-5'-phosphate decarboxylase encodes the protein MTQGFGQRLADATAARGPLCVGIDPHPALLSAWDLPEDASGLERFALTAVEALAGEVAVLKPQSAFFEVYGSAGVAVLERTIAEARQAGALVLLDVKRGDIGSTMTAYAMAYLDEHSPLAADAITASPYLGYGSLAPAIGIAEQTGRGVFVLARTSNPEGAGLQRSVHGSGDSIAQYIVDSAAETNAGVDPMGYVGVVAGATIKPGELDFSKLNGPILAPGLGAQGATVADLRAVFGPALPQVLPATARDVLHHGPDVGGLRSAARRVRDELAQLLLA
- a CDS encoding MarR family winged helix-turn-helix transcriptional regulator; amino-acid sequence: MELDQPVFHLMRRALQEHGAHWQARLPHLTKPQYAVLSAVSRKPGIEQAALGQLAAIDKATLASLLLRLEQRGLVRRTVDDTDRRRRLLELTDEGRAELRTSEPVADAIDTGMLDRLTAREREQLRRLLGKLAPGNGEPPQA
- a CDS encoding non-oxidative hydroxyarylic acid decarboxylases subunit B; protein product: MRVIIGMTGATGAPLGVRLLEVLHHLPEVETHLVMSRWARTTIELETPRTAREVAALADVVHGSGDQAATISSGSFRTDGMIIAPCSMKTLAGIRVGYADGLVGRAADVVLKERRKLVLVPRETPLSEIHLENMLALSRMGAVVVPPMPAFYNHPESVDDVVDHVVARVLDQFDLPAPARRWRGLAAARGTTD
- a CDS encoding non-oxidative hydroxyarylic acid decarboxylases subunit C, with protein sequence MAYDDLRSFLTALDEQGQLLHVAEQVMPEPDLGAAANAASRLGSGAPALYFDDIAGFTSARVALNVHGSWANHAVAMGMPATTSTREQVEEFVRRWEDFPVPPERRADPPFAENALEGDEVDLFSVLPLFRLNDGDGGFYVDKAAVVSRDPQAPDDFGKQNVGVYRMQVKGRDRLGLQPVPMHDIALHLDEAERAGEDLPVAIALGNDPMISIVAGTPLAYDQSEYEMAGALRGAPAPIATAPLTGFDVPWGCEVLLEGVVEGREREIEGPFGEFTGHYSGGRSMPVVRVDRISYRTDPVFESLYLGMPWTEVDHLIGPATCVPLYQQLKEAFPEVRAVNAMYTHGLLAIVSTAKRYGGFAKAVGLRTMTTPHGLGYCKLVIVVDEDVDPFDLPQVMWALSTKVNPAGDLVNLPGMSVLELDPGSQPPGISNKLVIDATTPVAPDARGHYSQPVADLPEAAAWVGKLQELMSRK
- a CDS encoding non-oxidative hydroxyarylic acid decarboxylases subunit D, producing the protein MTAPRKEEVAMMCPRCAWQEVRRLAVSPVAGVWEVLQCARCLYAWRTTEPDRRTRRESYPQAFRMTRADIDAARELPAVPPLREGA